cttgacttcgCGTAGAtcttcccggcaacggcgccagaaattcttcctgcttcttcttgagcttgcgttggtttttccctcgaagaggaaaggctgatgcagcaaagtagagataagtatttccctcagtttgagaaccaaggtatcaatccagtaggaaacaacacacaaatcaccgaatacctgcacaaacaatcaaacaacttgcacctaacgcgataaaggggttgtcaatcccttcacggttacttgcaaaagtgagatctgatagagatagataaacgataaagtaaatatttttggtatttttggtttatagatcggaaagtaaaagattgcaaaatagtagatcagaaacttacatgatggaaaatagacccgggggccataggtttcactagaggcttctctcaaaatagcaaataatacggtgggtgaacaaattactgccgagcaattgacagaaaagcgcaaagttatgacgatatctaaggcaatgatcatgaatataggcatcacatccgtgtcaagtgGACCGAAATgatcctgcatctactactattactccacacatcgaccgctatccagcatgcatctagagtattaagttcataaagaacggagtaatgcattaagtaagatgacatgatgtagaggaattaactcaagcaatatgatgaaaaccccatctttttaccctcgatggcaacaatacaatacgtgccttgctgcccctactgtcactgggaaagggcaccacaagattgaacccaaagctaagcacttctcccattgcaagaaaaaccaatctagttggccaaaccaaaccgatagttcgaagagaattacaaagatatcaaatcatgcataaaagaatttagagaagattcaaataatattcatagtaagctgatcataaatccataattcatcggatctcggcaaacacaccgcaaaaaagtattacatcgaatagatctccaagaacattgaggagaacatggtattgcgAATCAAAGAGACaaaagaaaccatctagctactagctatggacccgtaggtctgtggtaaactactcacgcttcatcgaaagggcaatagagttgatgtagaagccttgcatgatcaaatccccctccggcggggtgccgaaaaaggtccctagatgggatctcacgggtacagaaggttctggtggtggaaaagtgtttttgtggatgcctctggtgttttggggatatttgggaatataaaggcgaaagaattaggtcaggaggtgcacggggggcccacaagggtgggggcgcgccctacccccctgggtgtgccctccgtccttgtggtcgcctcgtggctcctccgactccatctccaagtctcctggttgttttctggtccaagaaaaatcatcgcgaaggtttcattcttttctgcgaaactcaaaaacagggaaaaacaagaactggcactgggctctaggttaataggttagtcccaaaaataatataaaacagcatattaatgcttataaaacatccaaaacagataatataatagcatgaacaataaaaaattatagatacgttggagacgtatcagcggccAATGTTCCGGGGCTCGGTCTGGGGGCACACTCTGGCGTTGAATCACAACCGAGAGAGCGGTCATTTCCTACTCTGGAGGGACTACTTCAATACACCCAACCCGCTCTTCAAACATCACCTATTCTGGCCCCGTTTCCATATGGCTAGGCATGTTTTCAACCGTATCCGGGAGGGGGTGGTGGCATACGATAAGTATTTAGAGTGCAAGGAGGATGCCCTGGGAAAGATTGGCttctcctcttatcagaaatgcactgcaGCTATTCGAATGCTTGCATATGGAGTTCCCAATGATCTCATTGATGAGTATGTCCGTATGAGCGAGTCCACGTGCCTAGAGTCCATGTATAGGTTCTGCAAGGTTGTGATAGCagtgtttggccctgagtacttgagagagccaAATGTTGCACATACAACCCACttgttggcgatgaatgccaGCATGGGTTTTCAGGGGATGCTTGGTAGCATAGATTGTATGCAATAGGAGTGGAAGAATTGCCCTTCTGCTTAGCAGGGGCAGTATATGGGCCATGTCAAAGCTTGCACCGTCGTACTCGAGGCCGTTGCTTCACAAGatctctggatttggcactctttcttcggcatggctggatctcacaatgatatcaacgtgcttcaacGCTCTCCGGTGTTTGCAAGGCTTGCCGAAGGCAACTGCCCGGAGGTCAATGTTAACATCAGTGGCCACAGCTACAATAAAGGATATTACCTAGTTGACGGCATCTATCCGGAGTGGACTACTCTTGTGAAGACAATCCTCAACCCTGTAGGAGAGAAGAGGAAGAGATTTGCtcaagagcaagagagtgctaggaaggGTGTGGACcgtgcctttggtgttttgcaatcttgatggggcatcgttcggtatTCTGTTATAACTTGGGAGTACCAAGAAGTTGTGGGTGGTGATGattgcttgtgtgatcatgcacaatatgatcgtagaGGATGAGCGCCTAGAACGTATCTATGACCAAgggtttcagtttcagggtgaCAATGTTATGCCTAAGCATGGAGGAGCGGCAAGGTTTGCACACTTCAGCAAATTTCATCATCAAATGCGTGCAGCTGTAAAATTATTTGGTTGAGTATATGTGGGCCCacattggcaaccaatagatgtatatTTTTTAATGTATTTGAGACAATTTAATTTTTATTCGGCTTATAAACTATGATATATTTGTTTGGTTGTGAAACTATATAAGATGTTTGTATTTTGTTTGAATTGTGTAAACTAGGGTTAAATTTTCATATATTTGAAAATGACACGGGAGGCCGGCTGCCTGAACAAAAATGCGTCCGCGCGTTGAGTGCATGGCCGAGCCAAACACAAAAGGGGGCGAACGACCAGCTGCATCTGCCACCATTGTCAGAACCGTGGCTCGTCGGCTGGTCTCGGTGGAGACACGCGAACGACGATGAGCCAAGGACACGCGGGCGAGCTTGAGGCTCGGGCATGCGAGTCtgtttctttcctttttcttaaCGCAGGTAAGGCACCATCAAGCGTCAAATTTTTATTCAATTCATCGACAGTGTACAACATGAATTACATAACCCTGCTCATGAAAATCAAGAAAGGATTGCAGAACAGGGCAAGCAGCTTCAGTATGAGCAGAATGAGTACAACTAGAAATATGTTCTACTCTCGAGTTGAGAACCTCATGAGCATAATTATGAGCAATTTCATTGTTGTTTCTGAAGATGTGGAAGACAACAGTAAGAATGTGAGAAGTGGCTTGTAGGAAAGTGTTAATCGGTTGTGTGCATCTCCAGGTGATGTTCATTGATGTCTCTTGAGGCCGTCATCTTTGCCCAAGGAGGGGTTATCCATGAAGAATGGAACCTGCTTGAATTGAAGCCTGCAAGCAATCTTAGCAGCAAACTGGAGACCAGAAGCTTCAACAATGAGCGATGATTGGATCGGGTTAGTAGATGCTTGAATCATGATTTCTCGATTTGACTGGGTTCAGGAATTTGGATGTGTACTCCAATGCCAGTTTCTGGACAATTTCTCCTATCTGGGATATTTCCTTTTTGCCAAGAAGCATCAGAGAATATATTGGTACCTGCAATTGCTAAATTTGAGCCTTGTTGAATATATTTCGGCCCTGAGAGAGAATAGCAGAAGAATCCTTCGGGGAAGGATCAGCTGGACTACTTGGTTGGTCTTGCTCCTGATGATGCATGTCTTGAGCCGAAAGTATAGCATACGCTGCCTGATGAACTTGATGGGGGCGAGAGTCTTTCCTGTTTTTTCAAAGACACCACAGAAAAGTGAGTCTTTCCTGTCTTTTCAAAGACACCACAGAAAAGTGAAAATGTTAGGTATAGAGGCATGCGAGGTGCCCGTTTTTGTGAAGGGAAGTCACCCTGACTTCGCTTCTTAGTGCGCGCGAACCTATGCTATTTATTCTGCTTCTCTCCTTTGTTGTAGCGGCGCGTGCTCCTGGCTTTGCACTCTCCGGGGGGCGGGACAACTGACCAGTGCGAAACCGTCGGCGAGGTGCGCGCGGCGAGGATGGCTGAGAAGAAGCCGAGGATTGTCATAGTGGGCGCGGGCATAGCCGGACTCTCGGCGGCGCAGCAGCTATGCGGCGCGGGCCGGGACAAGTtcgaggtggtggtggtggaggctGGCTGCCGCGCTGGCGGCCGAGTATACACGTCCGAGTTCGCCGGCCATCGTCTCGAGATGGGCGCTACGTGGGTGCAGGGCATCGTCGGGAGTCCCGTGTACGCGATGGCGCGGGAAGCAGGCGCGCTCCGGGAGGAGGCCGCAGACCTCCCGTACGAGCGCATGGACGGGTTCCCTGACAGCGTCCTGACTGTCGCCGAGGGAGGCGACGTCGTCGACGCGGACACGGTGGCCAAGCCGATCGAGGACCTGTACAGGGGCATGATGAAGGCCGCCCGTGCCGGTGAGGCTGTCGGCGGAGTGGGAGTGGAGGAATACCTGCGCCGGGGGCTGCGAGCGTACCAGGCGGCGCGCCCGGTCGGTAGCAAGGAGCTGGAGGAGGTCGAGGAGGCTCTGCTTTCCATGCACATCAACCGGGAGCGCACGGACACCTCCGCCGATGATCTCGGCGACCTGGACCTCGCGGCCGAGGGCGAGTACCGCGACTTCCCCGGCGACCACGTCACGATCCCCAGCGGATACACCCGCGTGGTCGAGCACCTCGTCGCCGCGCTCCCCGCCCGGTACTGTCCGCCTCGGCCTCGGCCCCCGTCGTCTCGAGTGGGGCGAAACCCCCGTGCGCCTCCACTTCGGCGATGAGGCGACGACGACGCTCACCGCTGACCATGTCATCCTCACAGTCTCGCTGGGCGTCCTCAAGGCGAGCATCGACGAGGACGTGTCCGCTACGGGCGCAATCGCCTTCGACCCGCCGCTCCCAGAGTTCAAGCGTGAGGCCGTCGCGCGGCTGGGATTCGGTGTCGTGGACAAGCTGTTCGTCGAGGTGGAGGCCGTGGAGACGCCGGAGCTGGACGGCGGCGACGAGCAGCTAGCCAGTGCGGCCCCGCCGGCTTTCCCGTTCCTGCACATGGCGTTCCTCGGAGACGCGGCGAAGATCCCGTGGTGGATGCGCGGCACCGAGTCAGTCTGCCCCGTCCACGCGGGCTCCACCGTGGCGCTCGCATGGTTCGCCGGGCGGGAGGCCACGCACCTCGAGTCGCTCCCCGACGACGAGGTCATCCGCGCGCTCCACTCCACGCTGGAATCATTCCTCCCGGCCCCACCTCGCCGCTGCAGCGGGGCAGCCGCGGGGGCGACCCCACGGTGGAGGGTGAAGAGAATCAAGAGGAGTGGGTGGGCGACGGACCCGCTGTTCCTCGGGTCCTACAGCTACGTCGCCGTCGGGTCAAGCGGCGAGGATCTCGATCGGATGGCAGAGCCGCTCCCAAGCGGGCCGGAGGCCGGTGGGACGCCGCTGAGCGTGCTGTTCGCCGGTGGGACGCCGCTGAGCGTGCTGTTCGCCGGCGAGGCGACGCACCGGACGCACTACTCGACGACGCACGCGGCCTACCTGAGCGGCGTACGGGAGGCCGACCGGCTGCTGCATCACTACCGCTGAGATTTGTTTTGGATTTTTCCCTAGACGGCGATCCGCGATCtgaggcaaatttgacaattttgacctggaaacgaaataaattcacagaatgaactgggtgcgaaactatttcacacccctaacccttttgtgtcgcgcccgccacgccggcgccacaccctacggtgcagcgcctagctccgctgcgttgcacctctgtccaccgtggcagcccacgggcccgcacccagcagtgcaacgcctccgagctaggcgctgcacctgtaatgtgcagcgcctagccgctaggcgttgcatgtgtaatgtgcagcgcctagccgctaggcgttgcacgtgtaatgtgcagcgcctagcgggtaggcgctgcactgtgacttatatgcaaacgcgccagccctctcctcccccacccTCCCCATTAGCAGTTACAGAAAAACAGGGCGGCGGCCATCTGcactccccctctcaatcccctctcccaaATCCTTCCGATCCGACGATTTGGTCCGTGCATTCGTTCACCAATCCATCGTGGAAGgtactctcctccgatccccttctttctatccatagaaaatattatattttgaagatttggggaacccttgtttgaatcttgcatgtattagatttgggcaacttttgtttgaatcttgcatatattagatttggggaacccttgttagattagaatgtggtttggatagataggttgccatgttatttatatagtttggatacatagattgatatgttatttctatggagaagtagattgacatgttatttgtatggagaagtagattgacatgttatagtttggatacatagattgacatgttatttgtatgaagTAGGCCCAAGTAGGGGGAAGCAGCATATGCTTTGGATCTTGCATGTAGTAGGCGtactttagtttttttgaattgaaaagataatcatgttgacaagaatgctttgttgaaattgttaggatggtttggcttctcgatgatcactgggaccatcaacaccggtcgtacgctatgtcggtgcagcagcgggtaatactgaaagtggccggtgttatgaatttcgtatgttttttcaaacacatatgtaatgttatgatttgtttgtttgtaggagcttgcacctctgaagcttcggtctcacgggatcagccttggagggatgcgctatgatgagcggtacacaccttatgttagggaggcaggacttctccctttcattgagttggtccgccggtcgacgccacccaacaatgctgcagcactcaccgcgcttattgatcattggaggccggagacacacactttccatcttcggaccggggagatgaccgtgacgctgcaggataccgctatgatcaccggtcttcctatcgatggcaatcctttatgtatgaacaccgattctgaagggtggcgcgcgcagatgcatgcccttatcggtatggttcctccggagcctcgggagccagaaagggaagataagaagaaggaaagagtcgcaGCGGGCGCTACTTTCACGTGGATATCATCGAACTTCGCTCATTGCCCCAATGATGCTAATGAGGACCTGGTGAAGACTtatgctcgtgtctacatgtggtacgCGATATCGAGGACACTGTTTGCTGATGGCGCAGGCAAGAgtgctccatggatgtggctgaaggcgttgaccgtcttcgatagcaaatggagttggggttcggcgacactagcttacttgtatcgacaggtatgaagttgtttccttttcacttcattgatacattatcaatgcgctcttgcggcaaatttgaccatgttcttttttatgtgcagttggacgatgccagttgtaggcacactggaggtattggtggttgtctgctcgcactttccatatggagctgggagcgtCTGCCGGTTGGACGACCTAAGACTGTGAAGTACGAGGATTGGGACGATAAAGACGACCCACTACGgctccccacttgggcttacaagtgggatgtgttaAATGAGACGACGGATGATCCCTCGGTAATGTACAAGTTGTACAAGAGCGAGCTGGACGCGATCATGCCTGAGCAGGTGAACCGACCTTGCATAAGTGATTATCATGCTTGTATCTTCACTCGATATCAATTTTGCATTCAATCCCATTTTGCAGGTGGAATGGGAGCCGTATGGAAAAGGAGAGAGTTTTGGTAACCCTATAGAGTTCAGGCTTAATCCGATGTGCATTAGGGATAGGGATCTCTGGCATATGcggtgcccactgatatgcaactaggcggttgagcttcacctgccacatcgggttttccgccagtttggtttgttccagccacacccgccggaGTGGGAGGACACGGACAAGTTGCTACACGCGTAAGATATAATTAACCTTGAGCACTTAGCAGCTTCTCGACGGTTTCGATGATGCTAATATTCTGTTTCTAACTTGCAGGTTGGATAGGAAAAAGCAACGGAAGATCAAGGATTGGGCCAGCCATCACAAGAAGTATGTCGTGCAGTTCGCTCTTAGTGTGGAGCAAGAAAGGGCTGGAAAACGAGCCCAGCTTCGTGAGCATTGCCCGATCGTGTTCAACAACTATCTCGCATGGTTTCTTGCAAATACCCGCGTGGAGGTATGCCAGCCGGCGTATGCTGAGGAGATTCTGGAAGAACCCACCGTTTTTGATGAGGTAGCCTAGCACCAGTACAACGCATTAGTCAGGAAAGGCAACTCGGTGATCCCTTCAGCTCCAATGATGAACTTTGTGGTTAGCCCTTATTGCTTTTCCATTCGCACttttcacatcttcgcttgcctaacactttgataccgtttctgttcatagcgtgcccagatcaagaaagcagctgacgagaccgggactattctggaaacaaccccggctggcaaaagcgatggggaaggtgcactccgagaattcattaaggttcacatctccttcaaactagcacttaacatttgttggtacgttccatgtctcattcacttgtacatgttgcagcgccagggccaaaagttaaggcggctatcaaaccttttcggttgtcgtgaccccgagtatgtatcaccagaacgatctaggtcggcgacaccatcagatcccgcttcggggcagagccatggtgaacctttcgaggatgaggatgtgggtggggtcacccaagaggtatggcatgacgatatatatccatttgttgatgcattgctaactatatcctcacacacggtctttccatatcttctgttgatgcataggttgctgatgatatgaccttggggacgtaccgggctcggtctgcatacgagttgaagcctaggaggggaatcaacaagtacacacctgaagacttcacccaaagaggcaaaaggacggtcggcacctcgcggatggcggctttggatgactatttggatgacgatgtcgaaccggaggcggagccggagccggagcgggTTCCTCTTCCTAGGAAGGTGAAGAAGATAAGCGTCAAGAGGGGGGAGGACCTAGCAAGCGTGGAAAGCACTAGTCATCTTAGTTTTTTTATAATGTTGAACTTCGAGTGCAACCTTGAATCAACCTTCTTcgttgcaaataactcaagagccttgtctagtgattcggccaccgtctccttgtatgcaacccaacgttgctccgagtttacacgcattgtcttccaacggatgtgcattccaaaaccaacattatgccttccctccaactcaatgatatcactagggtccatccaattcaaatctttcctaacttgttgcaagagctccgcatagctaggactactatcaaacaccatgtcaaactcatccgggtccggttctttattgcctttcaaaaaggcgtctttgtccccatgatgaacaaacacacatgttcttcccatccctataagcaatgaacacaaggtaacattgcttccatgagtaCTAATCCATGGATTTACACCGAATACAaaccctaatatatatatatgaaacaacaaccctaaccctaaccataaccctaaccctaaccataaccataaccctaaccataaccctagcccttaacctaaccctagcaccaacataagaacacccataagaataaccctagcatactaacaaagcctaatcatagatattggcaaacaaacatctcacatctccatgcaaatctctagatccaaacaaaactagggtttccccaaactaccaacaaatgagcaatgggagaacttTACTTCGATCAAAGAAAGGGGATCAGAGATTATTACCTTGAGGGAGGGTTTGACTTCGAAATCCAcggacaaattcttcaaatttgcaagatttggaagaagatttgagagggggggggggagagtgggagagggggcaaagctcggggagagagtgagagagtgtgtggttgggggggtgggggaggggggcccAGCCAAGTGGGTTTCatataagtcacagtgcagcgcctagccgctaggcgctgcacatgacacgtgcaacgcctagcggctaggcACTGCACATTAcaggtgcagcgcctagctcggaggcgttgcactgctgggtgcgggcccgtgggctgccacggtggacagaggtgcaacgccccggagctaggcgctgcaccgtagggtgtggcgccggcgtggcgagCGCTACAAAAAAGGGTCAggggtgtgaaatagtttcgcacccagttcattctgtgaatttATTTTGTTTccaggtcaaaattgtcaaatttgcccgcGATCGACTCGATCGAGCCCTGTACCCGTGGAAGGTAGCTAGGCAGGCTTTAATTGGGCATTAGAGAGGggcccacctgaaaatcaggggtgAATGTTTAGAGCATgcttaataatatagccagctgTTGGCTATAAgtcagtgccatgtcatctacggcccatcttatagccaacatgtcaTCTACGGTCCATCTTATAGTCAACATCCAGTAGTAGATTAAAAGAGTTTACTTTTTTTATTATGTAGCCCACATTTTATTCTCATAAAGTGCCTAGAAACACGTgttagagctggctcttcacgaagagcccgcttaccttctctcttctcttttctttccttcaactaagcagaaatatactagtttaatctttatagcccgctgactcagctctattgtacttgctcttagtTGGAGCCTTGGAGGGAAAGAAAGTTTACGTAGGTTACGTAGCAATAATACGTAGGTCTAGCATTTTCGCTAAGTTATTGTTGGTATGTCGCTCTATTGACATATAACGATATGAAAATACGGAGGATTTGATATATTTGCAGTAGGTAAGTCACCTACTGTTTTTCTGTCTTTTCTTTTGGAGATGGAGGTTGTGGTGGTGCCTTGAGGCTTGAGCTCTTCAGTTCTTCCGTGAGCAGGTGGCAACATTCTCTGTACtttcttgcttgcttgcttgcttgctttcTCTTTGCTACTTGTCCTCTTTTTTATTGTTCATTTTATTATAATTATTGCTTGTTCATCTCTGCTACTTGTCCTTGTTGTTGGGTTTAGCAGCGTAGCAGCTAGCGGCTGCGTTTGGTGTCGGCTTACTAGAGCATCTATAGCCGGCCATCTCAAACCCATCTCAAACGTCCAGGCGAACGGTCCGGTCACTGAGTGGTTATAAAAATTTGATCCGGAAAGGTTCTTTAAACGGGTCTTAAACGTCTGGACTGACCGGCGCCTTTTATATCCAGCTCAAATATGGAGCGGATATGGGGTCGCCCGGGCGCGTCCGACATGTCAGACCGGACAACTCTACCCTACTATAATTTGCACCAAACCCACCAAACctttcctcctcctcccacctccCTCCTACCCTTCTCGCGCCCGAGCCCTCGCTGTCTGCCACCCTTACTCCCCATTCTCACCACTGATTCCGATCCACCGCCCTAGATGTCGTCCAGCCCGTCCCCGACCGCCGCGACGGAGACTGTGTCCGCCTCGTCCGTCGGTGTCCCTTCCTCGGCTCCGTCGTGCAAGGCGGAGAATGTCGCTCGGAAGATGCGGCGATGCCGGCAACGAGAGAGGGAAGCAGCGGCAGTGGTGTCGCAAAGAGGTGCGGACATGGACAAGCAGATGTCCCCTTGCCGCGCCGGGAACCCCGCACCCCATCCGTTCGTCCGCCGCCGCGGATTGCGCCATTGGACCACGTTGGGATAGAGGAGGATCTGACGGTAGGTTGGGCCACTGTGGAGAGCTTTCCGCCCATGCAGATGCCAGCGGTGGACTTATGCCACTCGCCGCAACTCGTTCGGGCGCGGATGAGCACGGACATCAGCGGCGTACGGGCTGCCCACAACATGTTCGACGGAATGACACAACACGAGTCGGTATGCTTTTATTGCTCCTGTCCGATCAAAGTTGCATATGGCATGTTCAATGTTTTGCATAGACCGCTAGTTCATTTCAGACATGATGAATGCTTGTAAACCATGATCATCTAGGAGGCATTCATGTCAAACATAATCAATGACAATGATGGACCGACCCGAATGGAGTACGGATTGGGGGCACCGCATTTGAAGTTGGGACAACATCCGATCTCAGTctgagaaagaagaagaagaagggggagaCGATGAAGGCAAGAGGTCTGGCATTCTCAACATCTTGTTGGTCAAAGCTTGGTTGGCCAAAACAATGGATCCAATATGCGGCACCGAGCAAAAGAGGAACAAGTATTGGGAGAAGATATGGAAGGAGTATCACGGACAAAATGAATATGTGGAGCCGTATTCTATCGTGACCAACCGCAATGTGGCATTTCTCCAACTTCGACGGTGGATCATCCAAGAGGAAGT
The Aegilops tauschii subsp. strangulata cultivar AL8/78 chromosome 3, Aet v6.0, whole genome shotgun sequence genome window above contains:
- the LOC109740105 gene encoding LOW QUALITY PROTEIN: polyamine oxidase 1 (The sequence of the model RefSeq protein was modified relative to this genomic sequence to represent the inferred CDS: deleted 1 base in 1 codon), whose product is MAEKKPRIVIVGAGIAGLSAAQQLCGAGRDKFEVVVVEAGCRAGGRVYTSEFAGHRLEMGATWVQGIVGSPVYAMAREAGALREEAADLPYERMDGFPDSVLTVAEGGDVVDADTVAKPIEDLYRGMMKAARAGEAVGGVGVEEYLRRGLRAYQAARPVGSKELEEVEEALLSMHINRERTDTSADDLGDLDLAAEGEYRDFPGDHVTIPSGYTRVVEHLVAALPPGTVRLGLGPRRLEWGETPVRLHFGDEATTTLTADHVILTVSLGVLKASIDEDVSATGAIAFDPPLPEFKREAVARLGFGVVDKLFVEVEAVETPELDGGDEQLASAAPPAFPFLHMAFLGDAAKIPWWMRGTESVCPVHAGSTVALAWFAGREATHLESLPDDEVIRALHSTLESFLPAPPRRCSGAAAGATPRWRVKRIKRSGWATDPLFLGSYSYVAVGSSGEDLDRMAEPLPSGPEAGGTPLSVLFAGGTPLSVLFAGEATHRTHYSTTHAAYLSGVREADRLLHHYR